Part of the Geobacter pickeringii genome, TCGGGAAGCATCATGTCCTGCAGCAGGAGCCCCGCATCCCCCGGAGAGCCCCCCTCGATCCGCCGCAGCAGGCTCGCGCCGCAGGCGAAGGTCTCCACCGCAAGCCCCGCCGCTTCCAGCATCTTCTTCAGATACCGCCGCATCCCTTCCTCGTCGTCACAGATCAGGACGATCTTCGCGTTCATGGAGTGTTCTCCCTGCACCGTGTGTCATTGCGGACCGCTGGCGGGACAAAAAGTCACAGGGGCGGAGGTTTCCCTTCCCCTTCGGAGGGGGCTCCACCGCCGCAACGCCTCGATAGAGCACTATTTCCGGGATTTGCCGTCCGTCGACCCCTTCGTTTCGCCTCCCAGAGCGGAACAAGTATCATGCCAGTATACGGCAACGGTTCCGTTTCGTCGGGCGGCGCGCCAGCAGGGGGTTACTTCTCCGGGGGAGGGGTCGGCTCCGATGCGCTCTGGATGCCGGTGGCCACTTCGGGAATGATTCCCATCTGCCGGTAGAGGGGGCGGACCATCTCCCGGAGCCTCGGAAGCTGCCGGGAAAAGTGGAGTCCCGCGGCGAGGCACGCCACCGCCCCCACGAGGAGGGTGTCGCGGGCGCCGAGCCAGCTGGCCACCGAGCCGGCCATGAGGCTGCCGAACGGCGTCATCCCCATGAACGACATGGTGAAGAGGCTCATTACGCGACCTCGCTTGTCATCCTCCACGATGGTCTGGAGGATCGTGTTGCTGGAGGCCACCAGGGCCATGGCGCCGAAGCCCGACAGGCAGAGGCAGGCGAGGGAGAGGGGGAGCTCGCGGGAGAGGGCGAATCCGGCCACGCCGACGCCAAAGATGCTGGCGGCTGCGGCAATGACCCGGCCGAGGCCGACGACGCTCCGACGGGAGGCGAGGTAGAGGGTGCTGCCGAGGGAACCGACCCCGGCCGCCGCCATCAGGAAGCCGAAGGTGTGGGCGCCTCCTTTGAGGATCTCCTTGGCGAAGACCGGGAGCAGGACCGTGTACGGCATCCCCATCAGGCTGACGACCGCGAGCAGGGAGAGGATGGAGCGGATCGGGGGGAAACCGAAGGCGTAGGTGAATCCCTCGCGGAGTTCGTGCAGGATATGCTTGCGGGCGCCATGGCGCCGTGCCGGGGTGATCCTCATCGCCGTTATGGCGGCGATCACCGCCAGGTAGCTCGCGGCGTTCAGGATGAAGCAGACCCCTTCCCCCACGGTGGCGACCAGCACCCCTGCAATGGATGGCCCCACCAGACGGGCGCCGTTGACCATGGAGGAGTTGAGGGCGATGGCGTTGCTGAGGTCTTCCTTCCGCCCCACCAGCTCCACCACGAAGGACTGGCGGATCGGGATGTCGAAGGCGTTGACGCAGCCGAGCACCACACTGAGGGCGATGATCTGCCATACCTGCACCACCCCCGTCAGGACGGCGGCGGCCAGCAGCGCCGCCTGGAGCATGGCGAGGGACTGGGTGGCGATGAGGAGCCGGCGCCGGTTCCAGCGGTCGGCCAGCACCCCGGCCACGGGGGCGAGGAGGAAGGTCGGGATCTGGCTGGCGAAGCCGACTACCCCCAGAAGGAGCGCCGATCCGGTCAACCGGTAGACGAGCCAGCTCATGGCGACCTGCTGCATCCATGTTCCGACCAGCGAGACGCTCTGGCCGGCGAAAAAGAGGCGGTAGTTGCGCGACTGAAGCGCGCGCAGGGTGAGGCGCAGGCGCTCTCCGGTATTTTCGTGGCTTCCGCGTGCGAGCATCCGGGGTGGTTCTCCTTGGCGCCTTTGATCGGGGTGAGTCCATTCATGCTACCAGCATGCCGCGCGGTTGTCACGGGCCGTTGGCCGCAGGGGAGGGGACACGGAAAAAAATGAGGCGCTCCCTTCGGACAAAATGGTATCATTTCGTCGATCCCCCCGCCATACCGGGGGAGGTCGATTTTCTGCGGAAGGAATCCGATGATCAACGCCGAGCAACGCCCGATGTTCCGCTTTCTGGCGGTCATGACCGCCGCCTCCATGGTGGGGCTCCAGGGGTACACCATCCTCTTCAACAACTTCGCCGTGGAGACGGTCCATCTCGAAGGGCGCCACGTGGGGATCATCCAGTCGGTCCGGGAGGTGCCGGGGTTCCTCGCGCTCCTGGCGGTCTACGTCATGATGGTGGTGAAGGAGCACCGGCTCTCGGCCTTCTCCATCGCGCTGCTGGGGTTCGGGGTCGCCCTCACCGGCATCTTCCCCAGCTTTGCCGGGGTCGCCCTCACCACCCTCGTCATGAGCTTCGGGTTCCACTACTACGAGACCACCAACCAGTCCCTGACCCTGCAGTACTTCTCGACCCACCTCTCCCCCCTTGTCATGGGGAAGCTCCGCAGCCTCGCCGCCATCTCCAGCATCGCCGCGGCGGGCCTCATCTGGCTCCTCGCCTGGTTCCTCGACTACCGGGGGATCTTTATTGTCATCGGCGCCATCGTCCTGCTCTTCGGGCTCTGGGGACTCTTCCAGGACCCGACCCACGAGAGCGTCCCGCCGCAGCGGCTGCGGATGGTCGTCCGGCGGCAGTACTGGCTCTATTACCTCCTCACCTTCCTCTCCGGGGCGCGGCGGCAGATCTTCATGGTCTTCTCCATGTTCCTCCTGGTGAAGATCTTCCACTTCTCCATGCAGGAGATGACGATCCTCTTCCTCATCAACAACGGCATCAACTGGTTCCTGAACCCCCTCATCGGCCGGGCCATCAACTTCTTCGGCGAGCGCGCCCTCTGCAGCCTCGAATACCTGGGGGTGATCCTCGTCTTCATCACCTACGCCTACGCCACCTCCAAGGGGATGGTGGCGGGGATGTACATCCTCGATTCCATCCTCTTCAACTTCGCCGTGGCGATCCGGACCTACTTCCAGAAGATCGCCGACCCCCAGGACATCGCCCCGAGCAGCGCCGTCGGCTTCACCATCAACCACATCGCCGCGGTCTTCCTCCCCGCCCTCGGCGGCTACCTCTGGATGATCGACTACCGGATTCCGTTCCTGGCCGGCGCCGTCCTCGGCGGGGTATCGCTCCTCTTTGCCCAGTGCATCCGCCTCCCGGCGGACGAGCGGTCGCTTCCCGTGGCGGGGGCCGCGGAGGCGGAGTAACGGTGGTGCCCGTCATCAGTGGTGCGGAAAATTCGATAAGCTAATGGTAACGGTCAAGGAGAAAATCATGGAACGCCAGACGTGTGGAGATGAGAGCCGGGAAAAGGCCGAAGGGACCGGTGCTTCCGGCTGCGGCGGCGGAGCCGCCGGCGACGCGCCACCCTGCTGAGGCCCGAAAACCCTCGCGGTCGGCGGGGAGATCAATGAGAACGTCCCCGGCTTCGTGCAGTGGCTCGCGACCCCTGCCGGCCGGGTGCCCCAGGTTTCGTCGGAGCTGGGGTTCGCGGACCGCCTCGGCGCCTGGAAGGCCCGCTGGGGGATCGGCCGGATGTCGTACCTGGTGCCGCCCGGGCTGTACGCCATAGGAGATCCCGGCGCGGACGATCCGGTGGTGGTGACCGCCAACTACAAGATGAGCTACGACCTCGTCCGGCGGGCCCTTGCCGGCCGCCGCGTCTGGCTCCTCGTCCTGGAGACCCACGGGATCAACGTCTGGTGCGCGGCGGGGAAGGGGACCTTCGGCACCGTGGAGCTGGTGCAGCGGATCTGGCAGACCGGACTCCACCAGGTGGTGCAGCATCGGCTCCTCCTCCTGCCGATCCTCGGGGCGCCGGGGGTGGCGGCCCACGTCATAAAGCAGGGGACGGGGTTCGGGGTCCGGTACGCGACGATCCGTGCCACGGACCTCCCGGAGTTTCTCGATAACGGCATGGTCACCACGCCGGCCATGCGGGAGCTGACCTTCACCCTCCGGGAGCGGCTCGTGCTGGTGCCGGTGGAGCTGGTGAGCTCCCTGCCGGCGACGCTGGCGATCGTGGCGGTCCTCGTGGCGGCCGGGTTGCTCGCCGGCTCCCCGCTGGCGCCGGCAGCGGCCTACCTCGGGGGGGTCGCGGCGGGGGCTGCCGTGACGCCGTTGCTCCTCCCCTGGCTCCCGACCCGGAGCTTTGCGGTGAAGGGGGTGGCGGCGGGGATGGCGTGGAGCCTCCTCTGGTACCTCCTCGCCGGCGGCAGCGG contains:
- a CDS encoding MFS transporter, translated to MLARGSHENTGERLRLTLRALQSRNYRLFFAGQSVSLVGTWMQQVAMSWLVYRLTGSALLLGVVGFASQIPTFLLAPVAGVLADRWNRRRLLIATQSLAMLQAALLAAAVLTGVVQVWQIIALSVVLGCVNAFDIPIRQSFVVELVGRKEDLSNAIALNSSMVNGARLVGPSIAGVLVATVGEGVCFILNAASYLAVIAAITAMRITPARRHGARKHILHELREGFTYAFGFPPIRSILSLLAVVSLMGMPYTVLLPVFAKEILKGGAHTFGFLMAAAGVGSLGSTLYLASRRSVVGLGRVIAAAASIFGVGVAGFALSRELPLSLACLCLSGFGAMALVASSNTILQTIVEDDKRGRVMSLFTMSFMGMTPFGSLMAGSVASWLGARDTLLVGAVACLAAGLHFSRQLPRLREMVRPLYRQMGIIPEVATGIQSASEPTPPPEK
- a CDS encoding MFS transporter, with the protein product MINAEQRPMFRFLAVMTAASMVGLQGYTILFNNFAVETVHLEGRHVGIIQSVREVPGFLALLAVYVMMVVKEHRLSAFSIALLGFGVALTGIFPSFAGVALTTLVMSFGFHYYETTNQSLTLQYFSTHLSPLVMGKLRSLAAISSIAAAGLIWLLAWFLDYRGIFIVIGAIVLLFGLWGLFQDPTHESVPPQRLRMVVRRQYWLYYLLTFLSGARRQIFMVFSMFLLVKIFHFSMQEMTILFLINNGINWFLNPLIGRAINFFGERALCSLEYLGVILVFITYAYATSKGMVAGMYILDSILFNFAVAIRTYFQKIADPQDIAPSSAVGFTINHIAAVFLPALGGYLWMIDYRIPFLAGAVLGGVSLLFAQCIRLPADERSLPVAGAAEAE
- the hgcA gene encoding mercury methylation corrinoid protein HgcA is translated as MVTVKEKIMERQTCGDESREKAEGTGASGCGGGAAGDAPPCUGPKTLAVGGEINENVPGFVQWLATPAGRVPQVSSELGFADRLGAWKARWGIGRMSYLVPPGLYAIGDPGADDPVVVTANYKMSYDLVRRALAGRRVWLLVLETHGINVWCAAGKGTFGTVELVQRIWQTGLHQVVQHRLLLLPILGAPGVAAHVIKQGTGFGVRYATIRATDLPEFLDNGMVTTPAMRELTFTLRERLVLVPVELVSSLPATLAIVAVLVAAGLLAGSPLAPAAAYLGGVAAGAAVTPLLLPWLPTRSFAVKGVAAGMAWSLLWYLLAGGSGWDRTTAVAAFLCLPAVSSFYALNFTGSTPFTSRSGVKKEMRRSLPAMGLAVLAGIIVWLAGRFV